The Chromatiales bacterium genome window below encodes:
- a CDS encoding 2-dehydropantoate 2-reductase — translation MQEIQSVCVVGAGAIGSLFAGHLGTVAQMKVLTRREEHAALLNAHGLKVRGKSALHANIRAATDPAALGDVDLLIIATKATAVEASAKRIAGHFPSATVMTVQNGLGCEAVVARHGGWPIVSAVTFMSGVRHSDTEVEYELDTATWMGPWADGKASYADVQQIAALIERSGLKAKAFPDLLPAQWSKLLFNSCVNSIGALTDLPHVQAFAKRESLTDLGHLVYAMMAEGRQVASALGIELYRDPWAMNVEAVSHGQTGDDEYAHVFSMLEDIRARRATEVDWLTGAVVREAQRLGIPAPIHETLYRLVKARESSWQRKPATEIAHGSPA, via the coding sequence ATGCAGGAAATCCAGTCGGTCTGTGTAGTCGGCGCCGGCGCCATCGGCAGCCTGTTTGCCGGTCACCTGGGGACCGTCGCGCAGATGAAGGTACTGACGCGACGCGAGGAACACGCTGCGCTGCTGAATGCACACGGCCTGAAGGTGCGCGGCAAGTCTGCGCTGCACGCAAACATCCGGGCGGCGACGGATCCGGCTGCGCTCGGCGATGTGGATCTGCTCATCATCGCCACCAAGGCAACGGCGGTGGAGGCCAGCGCGAAGCGGATCGCCGGCCATTTTCCATCCGCCACGGTGATGACCGTTCAGAACGGTCTCGGCTGCGAGGCGGTGGTGGCCCGCCACGGCGGCTGGCCGATCGTTTCGGCGGTGACGTTCATGAGCGGCGTCCGGCATTCGGACACCGAGGTGGAGTACGAGCTCGACACCGCGACCTGGATGGGTCCGTGGGCCGACGGCAAAGCCAGCTATGCGGACGTGCAGCAGATCGCCGCGCTGATCGAGCGCTCGGGTCTCAAGGCCAAGGCCTTTCCGGACCTGCTTCCGGCGCAGTGGTCAAAGCTGCTGTTCAACTCCTGCGTGAACAGCATCGGCGCACTCACCGACCTGCCGCATGTGCAGGCTTTTGCGAAGCGGGAGAGCCTCACCGATCTCGGCCATCTGGTCTACGCCATGATGGCCGAAGGCCGGCAGGTTGCCAGTGCGCTCGGCATCGAGCTGTACCGTGACCCCTGGGCCATGAACGTCGAGGCCGTGAGCCATGGCCAGACCGGCGACGATGAGTACGCCCACGTCTTCTCCATGCTCGAAGACATCCGCGCCAGGCGGGCTACCGAGGTGGACTGGCTGACCGGCGCAGTGGTGCGTGAAGCGCAGCGACTGGGGATCCCGGCGCCGATACACGAGACACTGTACCGCCTGGTCAAGGCACGGGAATCGAGCTGGCAGCGGAAGCCGGCAACTGAAATTGCACACGGGAGTCCGGCATGA
- a CDS encoding 2-dehydropantoate 2-reductase, which produces MKVCIVGCGAIGSLFAAHLATLADVEVWAYDLDKAHVDAINKGGLRLSGKSTLHSRPKASSDPAAIPPCDFGIVATKSLHTRPAMEATAAIFRNGAVCSVQNGVGNEEIIAEYAPRVMRGTTFPAGRIIEPGHVQQDTGGKTWIGPFEPKPASMAEVNILAARLTESGMETLAMEDARGAQWTKLIFNAATNPIGALTGLPHGVACDQKRVRELISGLAAEGVAVAKALGITPDSDPEKLIDHAREVAYLHKASMLQDALAHRRTEIAALNGGIVQFGEQTGVPTPLNRAIWALIEGMEHSWTRKD; this is translated from the coding sequence ATGAAAGTCTGTATCGTCGGCTGCGGCGCCATCGGCAGCCTGTTCGCAGCGCATCTCGCCACACTGGCCGATGTCGAGGTCTGGGCCTATGACCTCGACAAGGCGCACGTGGACGCCATCAACAAGGGTGGCCTGCGGCTGTCGGGCAAGAGCACCCTCCACTCGCGACCGAAGGCAAGCAGCGATCCTGCCGCCATTCCGCCCTGTGATTTCGGCATCGTGGCGACCAAGTCGCTGCATACCCGCCCGGCCATGGAAGCCACCGCCGCGATCTTTCGCAATGGCGCCGTCTGCTCGGTGCAGAACGGCGTCGGCAACGAGGAGATCATTGCCGAATACGCGCCGCGGGTGATGCGCGGCACCACCTTCCCGGCCGGCCGCATCATCGAGCCGGGCCACGTGCAGCAGGACACCGGCGGCAAGACCTGGATCGGGCCCTTCGAGCCGAAGCCGGCCAGCATGGCCGAGGTCAACATACTCGCCGCACGCCTCACCGAATCCGGGATGGAGACCCTGGCCATGGAAGACGCGCGCGGCGCGCAGTGGACCAAGCTGATCTTCAATGCCGCGACCAACCCCATCGGCGCGCTCACCGGACTGCCGCACGGCGTGGCCTGTGACCAGAAGCGCGTCCGCGAACTCATCTCCGGCCTGGCCGCCGAGGGTGTTGCCGTCGCCAAAGCGCTCGGCATCACGCCGGACAGCGACCCCGAGAAGCTCATCGACCATGCCCGGGAAGTCGCCTACCTCCACAAGGCCAGCATGCTGCAGGACGCGCTCGCGCACCGGCGCACTGAAATCGCGGCACTGAACGGCGGCATCGTGCAGTTCGGCGAGCAGACCGGTGTGCCGACACCTCTGAACCGCGCCATCTGGGCGCTGATCGAGGGCATGGAGCATTCCTGGACCCGCAAGGACTGA
- a CDS encoding aminopeptidase P family protein, giving the protein MSTQNPFQPSPAEIARRYANTRKAMAAAGLDALIVSGSEYSGFEGAVRYMCGFHILHRYAYVVVPMKGDPIFVTPREATWVGDHSQSFVKQAAKPAHCGEWLAAHCREQGWKRVGIYGLEYIMSVRDYRALLEARLELVDFDVAFDHSRAQKSEEELASVRDSMAINKAGVLAVIQAYKAGKTEAELMGVAEQTFVSRGTARNTMDMVLIGPNGSLRPQMVFADPRRRVADTDALMYGLEVSGQGGHWVEFSRLLAPKGISDITRQLLDAYAEFHELAKAHMKVGASAEDVHRKCIKPFEGKGWRLGHVCGHSIGMTMIEHPRIGEGAEFALVENMVCSMHPHVMTEDRSACLYFQETFRVGKDGGEPLSGVPVRYYTGGEADL; this is encoded by the coding sequence ATGAGTACACAGAACCCGTTTCAGCCCAGCCCCGCCGAGATCGCCCGCCGCTATGCAAATACGCGCAAGGCGATGGCCGCGGCCGGCCTCGATGCGCTGATCGTCAGCGGCAGCGAATACTCCGGTTTCGAGGGCGCCGTACGCTACATGTGCGGCTTCCACATCCTGCACCGCTATGCCTACGTGGTGGTGCCGATGAAGGGCGATCCGATCTTCGTCACGCCGCGCGAGGCCACCTGGGTGGGCGACCACAGCCAGTCCTTCGTCAAGCAGGCCGCCAAGCCCGCCCACTGCGGTGAGTGGCTGGCCGCACATTGCCGCGAGCAGGGCTGGAAACGCGTCGGCATCTACGGTCTCGAGTACATCATGTCGGTGCGCGACTACCGCGCCCTGCTCGAGGCGCGCCTCGAACTCGTCGATTTCGACGTGGCCTTCGACCATTCGCGGGCGCAGAAGAGCGAGGAAGAACTCGCCTCGGTGCGCGACTCCATGGCGATCAACAAGGCCGGCGTGCTCGCCGTCATCCAGGCCTACAAGGCCGGAAAGACCGAGGCCGAGCTGATGGGTGTGGCCGAACAGACCTTTGTGAGCCGCGGCACGGCGCGCAACACCATGGACATGGTGCTGATCGGGCCGAACGGCAGCCTGCGGCCGCAGATGGTCTTTGCCGACCCCCGGCGCCGCGTGGCTGACACCGATGCGCTGATGTACGGACTCGAGGTTTCCGGCCAGGGCGGCCACTGGGTCGAGTTCTCCCGGCTGCTGGCGCCGAAGGGCATCAGCGACATCACGCGCCAGCTGCTGGATGCCTATGCCGAGTTCCACGAGCTGGCCAAAGCGCACATGAAGGTCGGCGCCTCCGCGGAAGACGTGCACCGCAAGTGCATCAAGCCCTTTGAAGGCAAGGGCTGGCGGCTCGGCCATGTCTGCGGCCACTCGATCGGCATGACCATGATCGAGCACCCGCGCATCGGCGAAGGCGCCGAGTTTGCGCTGGTGGAAAACATGGTGTGCTCGATGCACCCGCATGTCATGACCGAAGACCGCAGCGCCTGTCTCTATTTCCAGGAAACTTTCAGGGTCGGCAAGGACGGCGGCGAGCCGCTGTCCGGTGTGCCGGTCAGGTACTACACGGGCGGCGAAGCGGATTTGTAA